The region GGAAAGAATATTGCCGACTCAGTATTTAGTAGAATGAAGCAAAAGTTCCCCCAAGCAACGGGACCATTGATCGTCCATAGGTTAGACATGTCTACTTCTGGTTTAATGGTGATAGCCTTATCAAAAGAAGCCAATAAACACTTAGTACAACAGTTTATAAATCGAACAGTAATTAAGCGATATATTGCAAAGATCGATGGGATCCCTAAATTTGATCGAGGCGAGATCTCACTCCCGTTAAGAGTGGATTTGGACGATCGACCAAAACAATTGGTTTGTTATCAGCATGGAAAACACGCAGAGACATATTGGGAAAAAGTACAAGAAACAAACAATTCGTGCTTGATTCATTTATACCCCAAGACAGGTAGAACTCATCAATTAAGAGTACATTGTGCACATTTCAATGGATTAAACATGCCTATATTAGGTGATGATTTATATGGAAAAACCGCACACAGACTGCATTTGCATGCTCAATACCTTTCATTAAATCATCCAAAAACTAATCAGAAAATGATCTTTGAAGTTAACGCTGATTTCGAATAACGCAAAAATTAAAACACTAGTTTTAAACGAACGGATGAATTAGTGTCAATTTTTTGTCTCTTTTTGAGGCAAATAAAGTCTCATTTATCAGCATTTGCAAGTAGATATGTTAACCATTATCAGTTAATGTAACTACTTCGTACGATATCAGGTTTAATTGATAACAACCCAATAAGCTAACGTTTATTCGTTTAAATATTCAAGTCACCAACAAGCTGTTGATTATATTAATAAAACTTTGGCTTACTGCACTATTTAAGGAAAAAAGTGGACTATGAAAGAGTGGTATTTCTCAAATGATGGTGAAATCAGCGGACCTCTTAGGCTTGCTGAATCCAATAAGTTTATTGCGTCAAATCCAAATGTTTATGCGTGGCATCCATCTTATGCGCAATGGGTTCCAGTTAGTGATATTGAAGAGTTCGATATTGCTATAACTCCTCCTCCCGCACCAGCTGAAATACCTCAACAACTGATTGAGCATTTCACCGCTAAAGAGCGAGAGTTGAACGTAGCTCTAGGTAGAATTGATAATACAATTCAAACAATTAGTGCTTCAATGTCCGATATTGATCGCGATACTAATCGTTTTAAAGTCACCACTAAAGAATTAAACGATAAAGTAGAAGCAACCCTAAGAAGCGTTAATGAACAATATGCTGCATTACAGAAAACACTGACCGGTGTGAGCTGATTGAGTAGATAAAGTTTACTACTCTTATTTGCATATAACATTTGTTTAAAACTTAAAAAAATAAGAATACGATTATGAAAAAATGGTTTTTTTCAAAAAATGGCAAAATATCAGGGCCATTTACAGAAGTTGAAGCAAAAGAATTTTTACTCAATGATGGTAATTGTTACGGATGGCATCCATCATTTACACAGTGGAAGCCTGCAGGCAGCATACCCGAATTTGCTGCAATAGTTCCTTCTGTCACTCCACCAGCTGAAATTCCTCAAGCATTGATTGAAGAATTTGCCGCAAAAGATAAATCTATTCAAACTAAGCTGCGTAGCATGGAAGAAAGCGTTATTTCTACCAAAGCATACCTACTCGAGTTTGAACAAGAAATTAGCAATTATAAAAAGTTAACTAATAATCTTAATGATGAAGTAAAAAATAATATTAGTCCTTTTGAAAATAAATATAATTCGTTCCAAAGTTCATTTGATGAACTCGTCGGTGCGTTATCAATTGCTAAAACTGAAGTCACCGAAGTTGTTACTGAATTCAACCAACGTGTTAATAAGCGATTAGCAGAAAGTGGTTCACCTACCAAAGCTAAATCTACGATACAAAGGGATCCTGTCAGTTCAGCAACCTTAACCGTTGATAATGTTTCAGAAATTAGTGACCAAATACAAAGAGCTTTAGCTGATAGCATGATGTCAGCAGTTGCAGAAGCTGACAATTCAGAGCTAACAGCTCAAAAATCGTTAGACCCTGTTGCAGTAGCACCTAAGAAAGCAAAAGAAAAAACCAAGATTGATAAAATTGAATTCTCTGAAGACATCACTGCTGAGTCAAACTCTCCAGTTGAAGATAAACCAGCTGGATTATCCGGTGTAAGTAATATCTTCAAGTCTGTCTTCAAGGGGGATCCTAAGACACCGCCAAAAAAGTCAGAAACGCCGGATGAAGTAGCACAACTGGCTAAATCGAACAAAGCTACCACCGATAATAATGAATCTAATAATGTTAAAGGTGAAGTTGTAGAAACGGAAGATGAAAAAGAAGCAAGAATGAGACGCCGAAGAAGACGCACTCATTACGTTGCATCATAAGAGATAATTTTATTTTTATCTCTTATGAGTTCCGAACATTAGAATCTTACATTTAGATTGTTAATTTGCTTATCGCTGATTCGATTTAGACAAGAATAACAAAGGCCTATTAATTTATTAATAGGCCTTTTCTTTACCTGTAATATCAGCTACTCACAGCCGATATTAGCAAATACACCTTGGGTGAACTGTTGTAAGTATAAAGGACAAAGTGAGATTTCTAAACCTCTGCGACCTCCACTCACAAATACTTGCTTAAAATGCTTCGCAGAACTATCTATCACTGTTTTTAACCGCTTTTTCTGCCCTAAAGGGCTAACACCACCCAATATATAGCCCGTTGATTTTTCTACTGCTGATATATCAGCCATTATTGCTTTTTTGGCGCCCATTGCTTTTGCAATTAACTTTAGATTCAACATCGCCGTCATGGGGACAACTGCCACCACCAGCTCTTTGTTATCTATTGCCACCACTAAGGTTTTAAATACCTGTTCAGCAGGTACCCCTAACTTTTCTACCGCTTCGCCACCGTAAGATTCCACACTACTATCATGCGTATACTCGACAATCTCATAAGGAATTTTATGTTTATTCAACATATTGATGGCAGGAGTCATAAAATCACCTTTGATAAGCCAATGTTATACGGCGCTATAATACCTAGTAGCTAATACCTAGTCGCTAATACCTAGTAGCTAACGCTGATAAGCAAAATTAGAGAATGATACTATTGCGCTTTCGCCATTAGATAAAGAAACAAAAAGAAGCCGCCTATCAACAATGTGCCAACGATAATCATCACGGTTAATGTTTTAGAGGTCTTCGCTGACTCGCCTAGTTCTTTTAAAGAATTTACACCTAGCGCTAAAAATAAACCTTCAAGAATTTCCATTTAATACGTCCCTGTTTTAGATGAGTTTTAATTATCTATCAACGGGAAATAATAAGTAATAATTTGTTAACTATGATTAATTTAAGTGTCAGGTTTTAGCGACTATTTTATCTTTATCTAGCTTTATCTAACTTTAGCATTGGCAATTTCTTGATACTCAAAACTGGTAATTTCAAAAGGGTTACCATCTGGATCGGCAAAGTAAATCGACCAAGTAATATCATGGTCACTTTCAGTATAGTTGATTTGAAATGAAGCTAAATGTTGCTGCCATAAAACGTAGTTCTCAGCATCAACACCAAATGCTACCGTGGTATATTTAGGATTAATACTCTCAAACAATGCTAAATGTATATCACCTAATTTAATCGTCAGCGGACCGCCATCTTTGCTCCAAAAAGCGAGTTCTTCAATCACCTCAAAACCTAATACTTGTTGATACCAAATTAATGCTTTGGCTCTATCTCGAACATAGATATGTATATGATCGATACGATTAAGTGTGGGCTTATTAGCGCTAAGGGAATTGACTAAATGAGGATTAGTGGCTGTGCTTTGTTTCATTGAAGACATATGAACTCCGTTAAACCTAAAATGACGAGCCCTAGTTTACGTTTGCAAACTGCCGATTTTTTAGTTAGTTGTCGCTAACCGAATATCCAAGTAGGCGATCCGAACTCGATCAATTGATTGTTTATCACCACTACAGCATCATTATCAGAACACATACATAAAGATTGTTGTTTGAGTTGTTGATATTGGTTAAATGGTAATAGTGCTGATGGCTGTTCTACATCAGTGACTAAATGAGGCTCAAAATGAGGCTCAAAATGAGGCACGTAATGAAATGATATTAAACCTATGCCGTCAGTATCATCTAACTGCACATTATTACTGTCACCGCATAATGGCGCAGAATCAATAGAAGGGGTCATGATCATAGCACCTGCACTGACGCCGATAATCGCAGGACGATTACAATCTGCAGTAAGCAATTGATAAAGTAATTTATCGATACCACGCTGTTTAAGCCAATATAAAAACCGATAAGTATCACCGCCAGATAAATAAATTACTCCAGCTGAACGTAACATATCGATCGATGCGGGATCGTAATCAGCTTCAAGATCAATATAGGTAACGCTTTCAATCCCTAAGCTGTTAAACATTGTCGCAACGGGCTTAAAATACTCTCGCTGAGCATCAGGTTCAGAGGCAATGTATACCACACCAGCTTGTTGCTGAGCTATTGATAATGACGTCACAATAGCTGCTATAGCTTGTTGTGACGCATTAGATGTTCCATCACTTAACAGTGCTAACTTCATCTTGGTTGTAAATCCTTTTACTATTTTCCCATCACGCTTATTAAAAGTGTACTTTAACGATTAATCTTCCGCTAAAGCGTCAAACTGCTTTCTTTTATCATCCATAAACTGCTGCATTGCTGCAGGGTCTTGCATCAAATGTGACATTTGCGACATTACCAACATATGTGGTGCATCTTGTTGTTGAAACATCGCCATTGCATGCATTTTACTCTGCTCTACCATTTGCTCAAATGTCTCAGCATGGAATACTTCTTCACAAGCACCACCAAGTTGTTTACATGTCATTGTTTTCATTATTATCTCCATAATTTATATCCTCAATAACGCGTGAGCATTAATTGATACAACTAATTTAAGTGTTTTAGGGTAAACGTTATCGAAGCACTGAGGAAATTAGTACTCAAAATTGCTTAGCAGCAGATATTAACCTAATTTATCTATTCAGCATAAAAAACGATTAATAATCAAAACCCAGTTGTGCCTTTATGCCGTCATTAAACGCATGTTTAATCGGTTGCACTTCACTGACGGTATCAGCTAATTCAATGATTTCGCGGTGACACGCACGTCCTGTAATAATGACGTGTTGCATTGGCGGGCGGTTGCTAAGTGCGTTTATGACTCGCTCTAAATCAACGTAATGGTAGCTCACCATGTAGGTAAGTTCATCTAACAGGATTAGATTGACTGACTCATCTTGGAGCAGTTTTTCAGCTTCAAGCCATGCTTCAGTCGCCGCTTTAGTGTCTTTTTCTTTGTCTTGGGTTTCCCAGGTAAAACCTGTACCCATGACATGAAACTCAACACCAGCACCTTCTAATAAATTGCGTTCGCCGCAGGCCCAAGTGCCTTTAATAAATTGCACAACAGCCGCTTTATGTCCATGACCAACAGCTCGAGCAACCGAACCAAAACCTGAAGTCGATTTACCTTTACCGTTACCCGTCAGGACTAACAAAATGCCTTTTTCATCTTGTGCTGCGGCAATTTTTGCATCAACACCTTGTTTGACTTTTTGCTGACGCACTTTGTGACGCTGTGCTTTATTGGCATCGATCTCACTAGTTTCGTTTTGGTTTTCGTTCTGGTTTTCGTTATCACTCATTAGAGACTTCCTGTTAATTTATCCATATCTAAATGCGCTTCAAGCACATCTGCTAATCGTTCTAATTGTTGTTCACGTATCTGGTTTATATCAATGCTCTTCGCTTGAGCAAGCCCTGCCCACTTTAAAATAAGTTCACATGCTTCAGGGCTATCAAATAGGCCATGTACATAGGTCGCGAGTATTTGATTATCATCGCTGAGTAAGCCTTCTTCATACACTGTATCAATGTGCTGAGATTGTAATTTGATAGGCTCGGCTAATGTTGAACTTGAAGCTAATGTTGAACTTGAGGCTTGTGTGTCACGATTTACTTTTTGAGTAATACCACAATGAATCTCATAACCTTGTATTTCAGCTGTATGGTCATTTAGCGATAAGTGACCACTTACTTTGCACAACGTTTTATCAGCAGTCAATGTGGTATTAACAGGTAGTAACCCGAGTCCAGTGCTACTGCCAGCAATATCCTCAATGGCATCAGGGTCGTGAATGTTTTGCCCTAGCATTTGATAACCACCACAAATGCCTATCACTTTACCGCCGTAACGTAAGTGCTTATTAACCTCGATATCCCAGCCTTGCTGGCGCATGAATTCGAGATCGGCTCTGACGTTTTTACTGCCCGGTAATATGATTAAATCCACTTGAGGAAAATCTGGATTACTGGCTTGGGTTTGCAGACTCTGATAATGAAACTCAACATAAGGGTTTAACCGTAATGGGTCGAAATCCGTATGATTACTAATTCTTGGAAACACTAGCACCAGTACTTTGAGCTTACGATTAATCACTGCTGCATCTTCTGAAACTAAAGCATTGTCTGAACTCGAAGCATTATCTGAATTCAAATCATCCTCTGCTTTCCCGTGGGAATCAATTAGCGCATCTTCAGCATCTAAATGTAAATCATGTAGATAAGGTAACACCCCAAATACGGGTTTATTAGTGTAGTTTTCAAGCCAATCAATACCTGGTTGTAATAAGCTAATATCACCGCGAAAACGGTTAATAACAAAGCCTTTTACCCTTTGTTGCTCGGTTTCACTTAACAGCGCCAAAGTACCAACGAGATGGGCAAACACGCCACCTTTATCAATATCAGCAATAATGATCACCGGGCAGTCGACTACTTCAGCAAAGCCCATGTTGGCGATATCACCTTCACGTAAATTAATTTCAGCAGGACTACCAGCACCTTCAACAACAACCAGTTGATATTGATTAGTTAATCGCTCAAAAGATTGTAATACCGCGTCCATAGCAACGGATTTATAGTCACGACTTTCAGGGCCAAAAAAGGCGTTAGCTTCTAATGTCGTTAACGCTTTACCATGGATAATGACCTGCGCTCCAGTATCACTACTGGGCTTTAATAATACCGGATTAAAATCCGTGTGGGGCTCGAGGTTACAAGCGACCGCTTGTAAAGCTTGCGCACGGCCAATTTCGCCGCCATCAGTGGTGACCGCACTATTTAATGCCATATTTTGTGGTTTAAATGGCGCAACCTTGGTCCCTTGTCGCGAAAATACACGGCATAACCCGGCGACTAAGGTACTTTTCCCCGCATCTGATGTTGTGCCCTGCACCATCAATGTTGATGCTTCACCAGCGTTGTATTTAAATGCTGACGTATCATAAATAGGGATAGTAATATTCTTGGTCACTTTAAGGCTTCTCGGGGTGATGTTTCGTTTGTCATTTTCATTGTGATGGTCATTTTAATTGTGATTATGATTCTGGCTAGAAAGCAGATTGAAGGTGACAGACACAAGCTGGCTAAGATAGGTTAGACCCATCAGCAGTAAGCTTTTAAATATTAAAATATAAGCGCGACAGGTTTGCTTAGCGTTTAAGTTCAAGCGGAAGTCCTGCCACCACCAAGGTGACCTTATCTGCAACCTGAGCAATCGCTTGATTTAACCAACCTGCTTCATCGGTAAATCTGCGACTTAACTCACCTAGCGGCACAATGCCGGAACCGACTTCGTTACTCACTAGAATAACTTGGCCTTGTAACGAGGTTAAACAAGCCATTAATGCTTGTTTCTGTTGTTGCCATAAATCGTCTACGCCATCACGGTGCGTTTCTTCACATGCCACCAAATAGTTAGTCAAATACAAAGTAAGGCAATCAACAAATAATACGGTATTTGGGGCATCGTAATGCTTCAAGGTACAGGCTAATGCCAACGGGCTTTCAACGAGTTTCCAATCGATATTTGAATCAAGTCGATCTTGCTGATGCCGCTTAATTCTTAGCGCCATTTCATCGTCTAATGCTGTTGCCGTCGCAATATAAACACAGCGATGACCTTGCTGAGCAAAAGGCTCTGCAAGTGATTCACCATATCGGCTTTTACCTGAACGAGCGCCACCAAGGACGAGATGGATCATGTACTGTTTCCTATATGAAATATGACAATATGACTTACTAGCATTAGTAGTGAGTCATATTAAGTATTCACTGTTAATTCAGACCAATTGATAAAAAAATACCGTAGCAAAATAGTTCGCTAATTTGTTGCGCTGCGCCTAATGTATCACCGGTATAACCACCGATTTGACGCTTAAAACCCCATATTAATGCTTGTCTTAATGTAGCTAAAATCAGTAATAATACAAACGCGACCATACCATTTAAACAGGCTAACACCACAAAACCGCTCAAACATAGAATGAGTAAATCATTCATCTGCTGATGCTGCGCTAAAGGTTTGGATTTACTGCCGTCATCTTCAGTCACATACTGCTCTGAATAAATAATACTTGCAGCAACAACACGACTTAATGAATGAGCAACGATAATGGCAACCACGGCTTTAATCGGGCTATACAATGCAATTTCAACTAATAGCTGCCATTTAAGTAACAAGCAAAGTACCAAGGCTAAAGACCCATAAGTCCCTATCCGTGAGTCTTTCATAATGCGTAATTTATCAGCAACTTTCCATCCACCGCCAAAACCATCAGCAGTATCAGCAAGGCCATCTTCATGAAAGCCACCAGTGACTAATACGCCCATTATTATCGCTAAGATCACTGCTACGTTGTTAGGGAGTACAAACTGACTCGCCCAAAAAACTGCAGCACTTAAGCCACCAACCAATAAACCCACCACACCAAAATAGCGACTGGCTTGATTCAACTTTTCACTATCAAAATCAACCCAAGCAGGCACAGGAATACGAGTAAAAAAGCTCAGTGCGATAAGAAACAAGTTCAACTGTTTTTGCAGCGTACCTGTATTTTTCGGCGCTGAGTCATTTGACTCTTCAGAGCTATTTTTCAAGGTCTCATTTACTGGCTCTTTCGATGGCTCTTGTTGCATAACTTATCCTGTAGTTATCTATCCGCGTTTCAGTAAATGTATCGGCACACAAAGCACTAAATCACATGCGATTAGCTCAAATACTTATACGACTGACTTAACTCCTGCATTTTCGAAACTGGCCATATCATTATAAAAATTCACCGCGGCTTCAATCATAGGTATCGCTAATGCAGCGCCTGTGCCCTCGCCTAATCTAAAACCTAAATGCAGTAACGGTTTAGCATTGAGTGCAGCTAGCATTTTTATGTGCCCTTGTTCATCCGATTGATGAGCAAAGATTAAATAATCTCTTACATCAGTATGTAATTTAACGGCAACAAGTGCGGCGGCTGTAGCAATAAAACCATCAATCACTACCAACATTTTTTTCTCTGCCGCGGCTAAAATAGCACCCGTCATTTGCACAATTTCAAAACCACCGACACAAGCAAGCACATTGACGGGATCAGAGAACTTACTGCGATGAAGATTTAATGCCACACCCAATAGTTCGGTTTTCAGTGCGAAGGTTTGATCGTCGATACCGGTACCACGGCCAACACAATCTTTAATATCTAGCGATAACAGCGCAGCCATTATTGCAGCAGCAGAAGACGTATTCCCAATCCCCATTTCACCAAGCGCAATAAGGTTGCAGCCAGAATCATAATGGCGCTGCACTACTTCACTTGCGTAGCTAAAACCATCTTTTACCGCCATTAAACTCATGGCTTCTTTTTTATGAATGGCTTCAGTGCCATTTCCTAAACGATGTTGCGTAATGCTAGGGTCATCAATTGGCGTCAACATGCCACAATCAATCACTTCAAGGTTCAAACCCATTTGACGACAAAAAACATTAATAGCCGCGCCGCCACTGGCAAAATTAGCCACCATTTGTTTGGTCACTTCACTTGGTGCAATTGAAACGCCATGAGCAGCAATGCCGTGATCGCCCGCAAACACCAGCATAGCGGGTTTGTTAATGCTCAACTTATGCTTATTCATATTGAACTTAGGTTTAATGCTGGAGCTGTTTTTCATATCGGCTTGCTGAGTAAGCTGAACCTGAGCAATCTGTTTTGCTAGCCCTTCCAGTAAACCTAATGCACCTAATGGCTTGGTTTTTTGATCGATACGCTGCTGTATTTGTTCATCGTGAATATGACTGACTGGATCTACTGCAAACATCTATAACTCTCCAAAAACTGCAACTTCATCGACGATGACGTAATACAAAAAGAAAAAATACACTACCAATAGCCGCAGTAATAATGCCTACGGGCAACTCTTGATTACCTAATAAACAACGCGCCAACACATCAATCCACACCATAAATAAACCGCCTACTAATGCGGTCATCATGATGGGTTGTTGCCCTGGATATAATAATCTGACTGTATGCGGGATCATCAAGCCGACAAAACCAATGCCACCACAACTTGCCACTAAGGTAGCGGTTATCAATGAACACAGGATCAACATGGCCAAGCGGATTTTTACAACGTTAACCCCTAAAGAATGAGCCGTTTCATCGCCTGTTTGAATCGCCACCACCTGACGTTTAAACGCTAAAATAATTAAAATGCTACACGACACCACCACGGACGGAATGATTAACCCTCCCCAACTGGCTTTTGCAAAACTACCAAGACTCCAAAACAACACTGAAGCCGCCGCCTGGGGGCTGGAGAAATACAATACCAAGCTGGTTAATGCACCAAACATAAAGGAGGTCGCAACCCCAGATAACAACATTCGCTCGACTTGACTTGTACGCCCAAAACCTGACAGCCCAAGTACCAATAACACTGACAGACTCGATCCTATAAATGCGCCCACAGGCAAACTTAAAGAAGACCAAGACCACCATGCATCGTTAGTCATTATTCCAGAACGTAGAATCGCACTGGCAAGGTGACTGCTCGATTCTGATAACCACTGCTGAACTAAACCTTGGCTACCAAAAAAACTCAGCACTAATACTGCGCCAAAAGATGCCCCAGAACTAATACCAAATAAATACGGATCAGCCAAAGGGTTACGTGTGACAGTTTGTAATACACTCCCTGCTAACGCTAAGCCCGCGCCCGCAACAAAAGCTAATATAATTCGAGGAAAGCGCAGCTCAAATACAATGCGCTGTGTTAGTGAATCAGTTTCATCTGCGCCAAATGCCATATTTGAAAATAAGCTCATAACTTGATCAAAGCTAATGTTAGCTGCGCCATAGCTGGCGGCCGCAATAGGAGTAATCAATGTCACTAATGCGGTAACAAACAATAAAAGTTTATGTTTAAAACTAATACGAGTTTTAGTTGATGTAGTCACTTGATGAGAGGAAGTCGTGGATATCATTTATCAGCCTCATCGTTTGATTGCGATGAGTCGTCAACTTGCGATGAGTTTTTAGCTGATTTGGACTGGGATTCACTCGCACAAATCTCCCCATGAGCCGTCATAACATGATGACTTTCATAACCATAAAAGTAAGTGATCAAAGGTTTACCATGTTGCGGGTGACGGGATATCTGACAACAAACATCAAATACCTCTCCTAGAATTTTTTCGGTTAACACTTCATCTGGTAGGCCTTGGGCGATACATTTGCCTTTATCAAGTAACAGCAATCTATCGCACACAGCGCTGGCTAAATTAAGATCATGAATAGAGGCAATGACACTGATGTCGAGTTGTCTGACTAACTCAAGAATCTGAATCTGATAACGAATATCTAAATGATTAGTCGGCTCATCCAAGATTAACAACTGTGGTTTTTGCACGATGGCACGTGCAATTAAAGCCCGCTGTTTTTCACCGCCGGATAACAACTCATATTGCTGAGTAGCTTTATGTTCAAGGCCCACTTTAGCAAGCGCCTTGGCTATATCGTCTCTGTCCGCTTGGGTGTTAGTTTCAAATAAACCTTTATGGGGCGTTAAACCCATAGCCACTAATTGCTCAGTGGTCATATCAAAAAAATGCGGGGATTCTTGCTGAACAACGGCAACCTTGGTCGCTAATTGCTTATGAGAAAAGCGATTAATATTCTGGCCAAATAATTTGATAATGCCAGCATCTTGGGTGATATAGCGATACAGGCAGCGCAGTAAACTTGATTTACCCGCACCGTTTGGGCCAATTAGCCCTAACATCTCACCGTGCTGAACGGCAAAACTGACTTGGGAAAGAATGTCATTGTCTTCGACAGACCAACTGACTTGGTCGACACTTAATGCTGCAGGATTCAAAATAAAAAACCTGTCGGTGTGCACAAAGACATATACCGAGCGTGACAAATGCCAAAGCTCGCTGGGTATGTTGTTAAAACTGTCACTATATCTAACTCCGCCTGAGTTACCCGCTCAAGTTGTTGGGTGCTGCACTGCAGCAAGAAAAATTAAGCTAGGTATCTGACTTAATTACATCTACCACTTATCAAAAAGTAACAGCATGTAATTTTACAGTTGCGGGTACAGTTCGAGCTAAATAGCATTTACGGCTACATCTCGATTCCCTATTCATTCACCTGAACACATTGTTTAGCTCTAAATGTCGTTATTCACTATCAGCTAATAACCTGTCACGATTAACTATAGCGATAAAAATCAACATTAACGTCACTAAAACGATGCATATGCGGATAAATTGACTTAATTTTATACTTTAATAGCACTCAAAAAATGCAGTTAACATTGTACGATATATCTGTCTGTCTTAATTCGGTTTTTTCGACTGAATTTTAGCGATTGGTTAAAATTAACTCGACCAGTTTAAACGATATACAGGTTTATTATGCTTATCGTCAGTCTCTGACCAAAATACATCAATCGATACCGTTGCGGCGTAATCAAGATTAAATTGCGCATAAAGGGCTTTGCAGCGAGTAACACCTAAAACCAAACTAATGATATGACGCATTACACCGCCGTGTGTTACCACTAGGGCAGCACAGGGCTGATTGCTCTGTTCGCCCTGTTCGCCCAGTTCGCTCAGATCATCAAGCTCTGTAGCATCATAAAGCTGCTCAGTGATTAGCTCAAAAGCACTAGCAACACGCCGCTCAAAATCAGCCATTAATTCTGCTTCTGGTAAAGCGTTATCCCAAGGGTTGTCCCAATAAGCATCCAGTTCAGCGGCATGGTGCTGATAAAGCTCATCAAAGCCTTTGCCGTCCCACAATCCAAAATCAATTTCCTGTAATTCAGACATCAGCTTGGGTTTTAATGTCAGGCTACAGTCTACTTGATTCAATTGTTGTGACAGTTCATCAGCAAAAACGCGGCATCGAATGAGAGGAGAGCTATAAATATTAAGAAAAGGTAAATAACCTAGCAAGCCCAGCTTCGCTGCACTTTGGTGCATATTACAAAAGCCTAAATCGCTTAAAGACACGTCCGTTTTGCCGCGTAAAATACTGCCACCTTCACATTGCCCATGGCGTAACAATATTATCTTAGCTTGTTTCATCGCAGCGAACTCCATCAGCATATTCGTTTATTATCAATTTGCTCATCTATAAGTAACGGACTTGCTCTTATAAACATTTAAAGCGTATTATGGACGTCTATACGTTTAAATGTCCAAACAAAATATTTAAGATGA is a window of Shewanella donghaensis DNA encoding:
- the cobU gene encoding bifunctional adenosylcobinamide kinase/adenosylcobinamide-phosphate guanylyltransferase, with amino-acid sequence MIHLVLGGARSGKSRYGESLAEPFAQQGHRCVYIATATALDDEMALRIKRHQQDRLDSNIDWKLVESPLALACTLKHYDAPNTVLFVDCLTLYLTNYLVACEETHRDGVDDLWQQQKQALMACLTSLQGQVILVSNEVGSGIVPLGELSRRFTDEAGWLNQAIAQVADKVTLVVAGLPLELKR
- a CDS encoding adenosylcobinamide-GDP ribazoletransferase, producing the protein MQQEPSKEPVNETLKNSSEESNDSAPKNTGTLQKQLNLFLIALSFFTRIPVPAWVDFDSEKLNQASRYFGVVGLLVGGLSAAVFWASQFVLPNNVAVILAIIMGVLVTGGFHEDGLADTADGFGGGWKVADKLRIMKDSRIGTYGSLALVLCLLLKWQLLVEIALYSPIKAVVAIIVAHSLSRVVAASIIYSEQYVTEDDGSKSKPLAQHQQMNDLLILCLSGFVVLACLNGMVAFVLLLILATLRQALIWGFKRQIGGYTGDTLGAAQQISELFCYGIFLSIGLN
- a CDS encoding ABC transporter ATP-binding protein — its product is MNPAALSVDQVSWSVEDNDILSQVSFAVQHGEMLGLIGPNGAGKSSLLRCLYRYITQDAGIIKLFGQNINRFSHKQLATKVAVVQQESPHFFDMTTEQLVAMGLTPHKGLFETNTQADRDDIAKALAKVGLEHKATQQYELLSGGEKQRALIARAIVQKPQLLILDEPTNHLDIRYQIQILELVRQLDISVIASIHDLNLASAVCDRLLLLDKGKCIAQGLPDEVLTEKILGEVFDVCCQISRHPQHGKPLITYFYGYESHHVMTAHGEICASESQSKSAKNSSQVDDSSQSNDEADK
- a CDS encoding FecCD family ABC transporter permease yields the protein MISTTSSHQVTTSTKTRISFKHKLLLFVTALVTLITPIAAASYGAANISFDQVMSLFSNMAFGADETDSLTQRIVFELRFPRIILAFVAGAGLALAGSVLQTVTRNPLADPYLFGISSGASFGAVLVLSFFGSQGLVQQWLSESSSHLASAILRSGIMTNDAWWSWSSLSLPVGAFIGSSLSVLLVLGLSGFGRTSQVERMLLSGVATSFMFGALTSLVLYFSSPQAAASVLFWSLGSFAKASWGGLIIPSVVVSCSILIILAFKRQVVAIQTGDETAHSLGVNVVKIRLAMLILCSLITATLVASCGGIGFVGLMIPHTVRLLYPGQQPIMMTALVGGLFMVWIDVLARCLLGNQELPVGIITAAIGSVFFLFVLRHRR
- a CDS encoding histidine phosphatase family protein, giving the protein MKQAKIILLRHGQCEGGSILRGKTDVSLSDLGFCNMHQSAAKLGLLGYLPFLNIYSSPLIRCRVFADELSQQLNQVDCSLTLKPKLMSELQEIDFGLWDGKGFDELYQHHAAELDAYWDNPWDNALPEAELMADFERRVASAFELITEQLYDATELDDLSELGEQGEQSNQPCAALVVTHGGVMRHIISLVLGVTRCKALYAQFNLDYAATVSIDVFWSETDDKHNKPVYRLNWSS
- the cobT gene encoding nicotinate-nucleotide--dimethylbenzimidazole phosphoribosyltransferase, which translates into the protein MFAVDPVSHIHDEQIQQRIDQKTKPLGALGLLEGLAKQIAQVQLTQQADMKNSSSIKPKFNMNKHKLSINKPAMLVFAGDHGIAAHGVSIAPSEVTKQMVANFASGGAAINVFCRQMGLNLEVIDCGMLTPIDDPSITQHRLGNGTEAIHKKEAMSLMAVKDGFSYASEVVQRHYDSGCNLIALGEMGIGNTSSAAAIMAALLSLDIKDCVGRGTGIDDQTFALKTELLGVALNLHRSKFSDPVNVLACVGGFEIVQMTGAILAAAEKKMLVVIDGFIATAAALVAVKLHTDVRDYLIFAHQSDEQGHIKMLAALNAKPLLHLGFRLGEGTGAALAIPMIEAAVNFYNDMASFENAGVKSVV